One stretch of Chlamydia abortus DNA includes these proteins:
- a CDS encoding CT620/CT621 family type III secretion system effector, producing the protein MTIQPSYITFNRNVTAALLGDQVDMTTPFSSAVFLFQELDQKARGLKHALGLLQETESQFPVAQMSSGLVEDTVFDNFSDGKITLPKVASDSSTVENILKDPNLAAAKVYIEGLEKNFEDWVKPVDQGGLFDSTEAEKTLVREYQVKLNTLKQAFTAGSPSENHYNSLYALSKEFVAAIEKLQGKEAPPKSKVIHFWQNMMVVYNAMVSLAYPVSEELNVRLAVCSLNIDEANKIIELMRQFVSSLKDLLNPAWDVSSEASGLSGSGYNAIQGGMTRSYLVLGGVYRMLMEKYADSVTDPLPQEIKDGISTFMTSMNIMSINDDVKFANFLSLQYAYLACVAQYGVKSSSQISDYQRALTQEKNYWSERVVTRFDISQAPMSNFVSNPQAEYQGIKLFNNGTTNLNPEFFQNCIELMTKSKVEASRSDYDYVVEKMNEGIAQIQGQINKWTQESAELMAQKASMDPTKLNYFTSMSEGKDIFVKTSPIQMVYSSLLLDKYLPNQQQVLETLGVQMTFSNKAAKYMNQVIHHITNFQTSDVYYSLAIYLRQMNLQALTDAKGKAESVLSKEKIRCQSDIARCQRAKEELTKILASINQDKELTASQAQELRQTISGYQFQFDALIRNLGNLSIFLNNMQFQPIDNPDDHDEAFKILVNGKESEDWPRFLASFESFVIEGGENGVVPGGEQQILQSLEATQLNFTTFNQNQQLALQLESSAIQQEWTMVSAALALMNQIFAKLTRRLK; encoded by the coding sequence GTGACGATACAACCTTCTTATATCACTTTTAATCGCAATGTGACGGCGGCACTACTTGGTGATCAGGTAGATATGACAACGCCGTTTTCCAGTGCGGTCTTTCTTTTTCAAGAATTAGACCAAAAAGCTAGAGGATTAAAACACGCTCTTGGTTTGTTGCAAGAGACAGAATCTCAATTCCCTGTTGCACAAATGTCTTCGGGGCTGGTAGAGGATACTGTTTTTGATAATTTCTCTGATGGGAAAATTACTCTTCCTAAAGTTGCTTCAGATTCCAGTACAGTTGAAAATATCCTTAAAGATCCAAATCTTGCTGCTGCAAAAGTATATATAGAAGGTCTTGAAAAGAATTTTGAAGATTGGGTCAAACCTGTAGATCAAGGTGGACTCTTTGATTCTACAGAAGCTGAGAAAACTCTAGTTAGAGAATATCAAGTCAAGCTCAATACTTTAAAACAGGCATTTACTGCGGGATCTCCCTCAGAAAATCATTATAATTCATTATACGCTCTGTCTAAAGAGTTTGTAGCTGCAATAGAGAAATTACAGGGAAAAGAAGCCCCGCCAAAAAGTAAAGTGATTCATTTTTGGCAGAACATGATGGTCGTTTATAACGCCATGGTCTCTTTAGCCTATCCTGTATCTGAAGAACTCAACGTTAGACTTGCTGTATGTTCATTAAATATCGATGAAGCCAACAAAATCATCGAGCTTATGCGCCAGTTTGTAAGTTCTCTCAAGGACTTACTCAACCCTGCTTGGGATGTTTCCTCAGAGGCATCAGGTTTAAGTGGTTCAGGTTATAACGCTATACAAGGTGGTATGACCCGGAGCTACCTAGTCCTTGGTGGAGTGTATCGTATGCTGATGGAGAAGTATGCGGATAGTGTTACAGATCCTCTGCCTCAGGAAATTAAAGATGGGATATCTACTTTTATGACGTCCATGAATATTATGAGCATCAATGATGACGTTAAATTCGCGAATTTCTTAAGTTTACAATATGCTTATTTAGCTTGTGTGGCCCAATATGGAGTGAAGTCTTCCTCCCAAATATCGGATTATCAAAGAGCTCTGACACAAGAAAAAAATTATTGGAGCGAACGTGTGGTGACTAGATTTGATATCTCACAAGCACCTATGTCTAACTTTGTTTCTAATCCCCAGGCAGAGTATCAAGGGATCAAGTTATTTAATAATGGTACAACGAATCTTAACCCAGAGTTTTTCCAGAATTGTATTGAGTTAATGACTAAATCGAAAGTAGAGGCATCGCGTTCGGACTATGATTATGTTGTCGAGAAAATGAATGAAGGAATTGCGCAAATCCAAGGGCAGATTAATAAATGGACTCAAGAATCTGCGGAGCTGATGGCTCAGAAAGCTTCCATGGATCCTACAAAGTTGAATTACTTCACAAGCATGTCTGAGGGTAAAGATATTTTCGTCAAGACGTCTCCGATACAAATGGTTTATTCCTCTTTGCTTTTAGATAAGTATTTACCGAATCAGCAGCAAGTATTGGAGACTTTAGGGGTGCAGATGACATTCTCTAATAAAGCTGCTAAGTATATGAATCAAGTCATTCATCATATTACGAATTTCCAAACTTCGGATGTCTACTATTCTCTTGCGATATATTTACGTCAGATGAACCTTCAGGCTCTTACTGATGCCAAAGGTAAAGCCGAGAGTGTCTTGAGTAAGGAAAAGATACGTTGTCAAAGTGATATTGCGCGTTGTCAGAGAGCAAAAGAGGAACTCACAAAGATTTTAGCAAGCATTAATCAAGATAAAGAGTTAACCGCTTCTCAAGCACAAGAGCTCCGTCAGACTATTTCTGGATATCAATTTCAATTCGATGCTTTGATTCGTAATTTAGGAAATTTGTCTATTTTCCTAAATAACATGCAGTTTCAGCCTATAGATAATCCTGACGATCACGATGAAGCTTTTAAGATCTTGGTCAACGGCAAGGAGTCTGAGGATTGGCCGCGTTTTCTGGCTTCTTTTGAGAGTTTTGTTATTGAAGGTGGTGAAAATGGTGTTGTTCCTGGCGGGGAACAGCAGATTTTGCAGAGTTTAGAAGCTACCCAGTTGAATTTTACAACTTTTAACCAAAACCAACAGTTAGCTCTGCAGTTAGAGTCTTCCGCAATTCAACAAGAGTGGACTATGGTTAGTGCTGCTCTAGCATTAATGAATCAGATATTTGCGAAGTTAACACGTAGATTGAAATAG
- a CDS encoding membrane protein, whose amino-acid sequence MNSKLKKHLRLASFSLLALSRMFSSFALNAMPSGNPASPVIPNINPEQKGMCAFEICNSYNLFAALTGSLKIGFSGDYVFSESARISNVPVVTSVTTMNTGPSPTVTSTTKDFDFNLNDSKVSSSCVFASVAIQDTSPAAIPLLDISFDVKIGGLKQYYRLPLNAYRDYTSSPLASESQVTDGLVEVQSNYGFVWDLSLKKILWKDGISFIGIGADYRHAACPVNYIVVNSQANPEVYFEDSKGKISYKEWSANIGITTYVNDYILPYISASVGNASRQAPADSFKRLESQFTNLKFKVRKINNFHRVNFCCGATCCASDNFFYNVEGRWGCQRAINVTAGLQF is encoded by the coding sequence ATGAATAGCAAGCTGAAAAAGCACCTACGTTTAGCATCATTTTCTCTCCTAGCTTTATCAAGAATGTTCTCCTCCTTTGCCCTTAATGCTATGCCATCGGGGAATCCTGCAAGTCCTGTAATTCCTAATATTAATCCTGAACAAAAGGGAATGTGTGCTTTTGAAATCTGCAATAGCTACAATCTCTTTGCAGCACTGACCGGCAGCTTAAAAATAGGATTTTCCGGTGATTATGTTTTTTCAGAAAGTGCGCGTATAAGTAATGTTCCCGTAGTGACCTCAGTGACTACAATGAACACAGGTCCCTCGCCTACAGTCACCTCAACAACCAAAGACTTCGATTTTAATTTAAATGATTCTAAAGTGAGCTCTAGCTGTGTCTTTGCCTCAGTAGCTATCCAAGATACTTCACCAGCAGCTATCCCCCTTTTAGACATTAGTTTTGATGTGAAAATCGGTGGCTTAAAACAATACTACCGTCTTCCCCTGAACGCTTACCGAGATTATACCTCTTCTCCTCTAGCCTCCGAATCGCAAGTTACCGACGGTTTAGTAGAAGTTCAAAGCAATTATGGTTTCGTTTGGGATCTAAGTTTGAAAAAGATCCTTTGGAAAGATGGGATTTCTTTCATAGGTATTGGTGCGGATTATCGTCATGCCGCATGTCCAGTCAACTACATTGTTGTGAATAGTCAAGCCAACCCTGAAGTGTACTTCGAAGACTCTAAAGGAAAAATCAGCTATAAAGAATGGTCGGCAAATATCGGCATTACCACCTATGTAAACGATTACATTCTTCCTTATATTTCCGCTTCTGTAGGGAATGCTTCAAGGCAAGCCCCTGCCGATAGTTTCAAACGTTTGGAAAGCCAATTCACCAACTTGAAGTTTAAAGTGCGCAAAATCAATAACTTCCACCGAGTAAACTTTTGCTGTGGGGCTACTTGCTGCGCGTCTGACAACTTTTTCTATAATGTTGAAGGTCGTTGGGGTTGCCAACGCGCCATAAATGTAACCGCAGGTCTCCAATTCTAA
- a CDS encoding rod shape-determining protein: MSPHRSLFKIKNLSNRLYNKTLGRFDKVFNFFSGNVGIDLGTANTLVYVRGRGIVLSEPSVVAVDAQTHTVLAVGHKAKAMLGKTPRKIMAVRPMKDGVIADFEIAEGMLKALIKRVTPSRSMFRPRILIAVPSGITGVEKRAVEDSALHAGAQEVILIEEPMAAAIGVDLPVHEPAASMIIDIGGGTTEIAIISLGGIVESRSLRIAGDEFDECIINYMRRTYNLMIGPRTAEEIKITIGSAYPLGDHELEMEVRGRDQVAGLPITKRINSVEIRECLAEPIQQIIECVRLTLEKCPPELSADLVERGMVLAGGGALIKGLDKALSKNTGLSVITAPHPLLAVCLGTGKALEHLDQFKKRKGNMV; the protein is encoded by the coding sequence ATGAGCCCACATCGAAGCTTATTTAAAATTAAGAATCTGTCTAATCGCTTGTACAACAAGACTCTAGGTCGTTTTGATAAAGTTTTCAACTTTTTTTCTGGTAATGTTGGCATCGATTTAGGAACAGCGAACACTTTAGTGTATGTTCGTGGGCGTGGTATTGTGCTCAGTGAGCCTTCTGTAGTCGCTGTAGATGCTCAAACTCACACGGTTCTTGCTGTTGGTCATAAAGCTAAGGCTATGTTGGGGAAAACCCCTCGTAAGATCATGGCTGTTCGTCCTATGAAAGACGGTGTGATTGCAGATTTTGAAATAGCGGAAGGCATGTTAAAAGCGTTAATCAAGCGTGTTACTCCTTCTCGTAGTATGTTTCGTCCACGAATTTTAATAGCTGTGCCTTCTGGGATCACTGGAGTTGAAAAGCGGGCTGTTGAAGACTCCGCTTTACATGCTGGAGCTCAAGAAGTCATTTTGATAGAGGAGCCGATGGCGGCAGCGATTGGAGTAGATCTTCCTGTTCATGAGCCCGCCGCCAGTATGATTATTGATATTGGTGGAGGAACCACTGAGATTGCTATCATCTCTTTAGGGGGGATAGTTGAGTCGCGTTCTTTACGTATTGCTGGCGATGAGTTTGATGAGTGCATTATCAATTACATGCGTCGTACGTATAACCTCATGATTGGCCCGCGCACTGCTGAAGAAATTAAGATTACTATTGGTTCTGCGTATCCCTTAGGAGATCATGAACTTGAAATGGAAGTTCGTGGTCGTGATCAAGTTGCCGGGTTACCTATTACAAAAAGGATTAATTCTGTAGAAATTCGTGAATGTTTAGCGGAGCCTATCCAACAAATTATTGAATGTGTCCGTTTAACTTTAGAGAAATGCCCACCTGAGCTTTCTGCGGATTTAGTTGAACGTGGCATGGTCTTAGCTGGAGGCGGGGCTTTAATCAAAGGTCTCGACAAGGCTTTGAGTAAAAACACGGGACTTTCTGTAATTACGGCACCTCATCCTTTACTTGCTGTGTGTTTAGGCACAGGCAAGGCTTTAGAACACCTAGATCAATTCAAGAAACGCAAAGGGAATATGGTATGA
- a CDS encoding UTP--glucose-1-phosphate uridylyltransferase, whose protein sequence is MTDSVTFPSVVDMSSLTEKLKSINQEHLLDSWSSLSQKQQQRLYHQISSIDIDLFHKQRQLITSPRPILKDFHPLTSFTSSGEDPERTQVGTNLLKEKKVACVVLAGGQGSRLKCDGPKGLFPVSPIKKKPLFQLVAEKVCAASKLANQPLPLAFMTSPLNNRQTRSYFESNDYFHLDPNQVDFFCQPLWPLLSLSGDLFLEDTDTLSLGPNGNGCLATLLYTSGLWEKWKKAGIEMVSVIPIDNPLALPFDVELCGFHGMENNDVTIKAALRQTAIEDVGILVKSNDSGKTSVIEYSEIPQNERFATNSDGTLKYCLANIGLYCLSMDFIAHAAMRELPLYKAHKHAKQLGLYSSEKNSWKFEEFIFDLFCYSERCQTLVYPRQECFAPLKNLEGNHSPATVREALSARERQIFHKVTGKKLSPNTTFELEADFYYPSTSTSLHWENKAFFEEPFFEAS, encoded by the coding sequence ATGACCGACTCTGTAACCTTCCCGTCTGTCGTGGACATGTCTTCACTAACAGAAAAACTCAAGTCTATTAATCAGGAGCATTTATTAGATTCGTGGTCGTCCCTTTCTCAAAAACAACAACAGCGTCTCTATCACCAAATTTCGTCTATAGACATAGACCTTTTCCATAAACAAAGACAACTGATCACTTCTCCAAGACCTATCCTAAAAGATTTTCATCCCTTAACCTCTTTCACTTCCTCAGGAGAAGATCCTGAAAGAACTCAAGTAGGGACAAATCTCCTCAAGGAAAAGAAAGTCGCTTGTGTTGTTCTTGCTGGAGGCCAAGGATCTAGATTGAAATGTGACGGACCTAAAGGCTTGTTCCCTGTATCTCCTATCAAAAAGAAGCCCTTATTCCAGCTTGTTGCTGAAAAAGTCTGTGCAGCAAGCAAACTGGCAAATCAACCTTTGCCTTTAGCTTTTATGACATCACCTCTAAATAATCGTCAGACGCGTTCCTATTTCGAATCTAATGATTATTTCCATCTTGATCCCAACCAAGTAGACTTTTTCTGCCAACCTCTTTGGCCTTTATTATCCTTATCGGGCGATCTGTTCCTTGAGGATACGGACACTTTATCCTTAGGGCCTAATGGAAATGGTTGCCTAGCAACTCTTCTCTATACCTCAGGGTTATGGGAAAAATGGAAGAAAGCAGGAATTGAAATGGTGAGCGTGATCCCTATCGACAATCCTCTAGCCCTACCTTTTGATGTAGAACTTTGTGGATTCCATGGTATGGAAAATAACGATGTCACTATTAAAGCTGCTTTACGACAAACCGCGATTGAAGATGTGGGCATCTTAGTCAAATCTAATGACTCTGGGAAAACCTCCGTCATTGAATATTCTGAAATACCCCAAAATGAAAGATTTGCTACGAACTCGGATGGCACGCTAAAGTATTGCCTAGCCAATATCGGTCTCTATTGCTTATCTATGGATTTCATTGCCCATGCGGCCATGCGCGAACTTCCTCTTTATAAAGCTCATAAACATGCAAAACAGTTAGGGCTATATTCCTCAGAGAAAAACTCTTGGAAATTCGAAGAATTTATCTTCGACCTCTTTTGCTATAGCGAACGTTGCCAAACGCTTGTGTACCCCCGTCAAGAATGTTTCGCACCACTAAAAAATCTTGAAGGCAACCATAGTCCTGCTACTGTCAGAGAAGCTCTTTCCGCTAGGGAACGTCAAATCTTCCATAAAGTTACTGGGAAAAAACTTTCTCCAAACACAACATTTGAATTAGAAGCCGATTTTTATTATCCTTCAACCTCTACTTCCCTACACTGGGAAAATAAAGCGTTTTTCGAGGAACCATTTTTTGAGGCCTCATGA
- a CDS encoding CT620/CT621 family type III secretion system effector, whose amino-acid sequence MRNSPIQGYQQPYQIFEGPKFAERRVSPAEVAADYTKMNEVASHLKIMQDLLKEASELGLRREFVSSLNRDFLDTGFEIAVMQTVLTEKENKELRKQANKIFQEHLERTSPQALTTAPELAPVEGSIVNKMPFQSAFAYILLDKYIPAQETALYALGRELNLSGYAQNLFSPLLEVIKTFNSAPIIYNLGSYISQTSGTANFKFGYQMIVDRYEEERLQLRNDIKSAENAQALLKQISKNIQGNATLTDDQKKQLQDIVSGYDSELVIMLTQMKNLMLNLNSLIFIPGNNEYEASYKIMGLDFSIITLQDLEHKVVDGEIDIATGTAKGGLLNFFNTCLADVQNYGDLAQTHQLMLELQMRAMQQEWSLIAASLKLIHNVYRTLISSY is encoded by the coding sequence ATGAGAAACTCCCCGATACAAGGTTACCAACAGCCCTATCAGATTTTTGAAGGTCCAAAATTTGCAGAGCGTCGTGTATCACCTGCAGAAGTTGCTGCTGATTATACAAAAATGAATGAAGTAGCTTCGCATCTAAAAATCATGCAAGATTTACTCAAGGAAGCGAGTGAATTGGGATTGCGTAGGGAATTTGTTTCATCTTTAAATCGTGATTTTTTAGATACAGGCTTTGAGATTGCGGTGATGCAGACAGTATTAACAGAAAAAGAGAATAAGGAGCTACGCAAGCAAGCAAATAAGATTTTCCAAGAGCATTTAGAAAGGACATCGCCTCAGGCTTTGACGACGGCTCCTGAGCTTGCTCCTGTTGAGGGTTCTATAGTCAATAAAATGCCTTTTCAATCGGCGTTTGCTTATATTCTTTTAGATAAATATATCCCTGCTCAAGAGACAGCTTTATATGCTTTAGGAAGGGAGCTGAACCTTTCAGGATATGCTCAGAATCTGTTTAGTCCGCTTTTAGAAGTTATTAAGACTTTCAACTCTGCTCCTATTATTTACAATTTAGGATCGTACATCTCTCAGACATCAGGAACGGCAAATTTTAAATTTGGCTATCAGATGATCGTAGATCGCTATGAAGAGGAACGTCTGCAGTTAAGAAATGATATTAAAAGTGCTGAGAATGCTCAGGCCCTATTGAAGCAAATTTCTAAAAACATTCAGGGGAATGCTACGCTGACTGATGATCAGAAAAAACAACTTCAGGATATCGTTAGCGGGTATGACAGCGAGTTAGTGATTATGTTAACACAGATGAAAAATCTGATGTTGAATCTAAACTCGCTGATTTTCATTCCTGGGAATAATGAGTATGAAGCTTCTTACAAGATTATGGGGTTGGATTTTTCTATAATTACATTACAAGATTTAGAGCATAAGGTTGTTGATGGTGAGATAGATATCGCTACAGGAACAGCTAAAGGAGGCTTACTTAATTTCTTTAACACTTGCCTTGCTGACGTACAAAATTATGGAGACCTTGCGCAAACACACCAATTGATGTTGGAGCTTCAGATGCGTGCTATGCAGCAAGAGTGGAGCTTAATAGCAGCATCATTGAAACTGATACATAACGTGTATCGTACGTTAATTAGTTCTTATTAG
- a CDS encoding phosphoenolpyruvate carboxykinase (GTP) → MTSVWSEAIQHKDLKQWIQEVAELVTPKDIRICNGSDSEYVEIYGLMQQSGVAIPLNRDVHPNCFLVRSSPEDVARVEQFTFICTKEQKDAGPTNNWRDPEEMRQELHGLFRGCMRGRTLYVVPFCMGPLNSPFSLIGVEITDSPYVVCSMKIMTRMGEEVLKALGTSGSFHKCLHSVGVPLAPGEKDLAWPCNPQHMRIVHFQDDSSVMSFGSGYGGNALLGKKCVALRLASYIARSQGWLAEHMLIIGVTNPEGQKKYFAASFPSACGKTNLAMLKPKIPGWKVECVGDDIAWIRPGPDGRLYAVNPEFGFFGVAPGTSATTNPNALATCTSNSIFTNVALTPDGDVWWEGLTSQPPEGLIDWQGKPWKPGGAPAAHPNSRFTTPVQQCPVLDPQWNSPEGVPIEAMIFGGRRSETIPLVYEALSWQHGVTIGASMSSATTAASVGEQGKLRHDPFAMLPFCGYNMAHYFDHWLSFASNTSLKLPKIYGVNWFRKDKNGNFIWPGFSDNLRVLEWIFRRTNGEESIAKKTPIGYLPEESALNLEGLNLSTQALQDLLSVDVPGWLKEVANVREYCKIFGSDLPQAITDELFRIENELKIIK, encoded by the coding sequence ATGACCAGTGTATGGAGTGAAGCAATTCAGCATAAAGATTTAAAACAATGGATCCAAGAAGTTGCTGAATTAGTAACTCCTAAGGACATACGTATATGCAATGGCTCTGATTCTGAATATGTTGAAATCTATGGCCTAATGCAACAATCAGGCGTGGCTATTCCTTTAAATCGTGATGTACATCCAAATTGTTTTCTAGTTCGCTCTTCTCCTGAAGACGTTGCTCGTGTTGAACAGTTTACTTTTATTTGCACGAAAGAACAAAAAGATGCGGGTCCGACGAATAACTGGCGTGATCCTGAAGAGATGCGTCAGGAGCTACATGGTCTATTCCGTGGCTGTATGCGCGGAAGAACACTCTATGTCGTTCCTTTTTGCATGGGACCTTTAAATTCTCCATTTTCTCTTATTGGTGTTGAAATTACGGACTCTCCTTATGTTGTGTGTTCTATGAAGATCATGACCCGTATGGGAGAAGAAGTATTAAAGGCTCTAGGAACCTCAGGGTCTTTCCATAAATGTTTGCATAGTGTGGGCGTTCCTTTGGCCCCCGGGGAAAAAGACTTAGCATGGCCGTGTAATCCTCAGCATATGCGTATTGTGCATTTCCAAGATGACAGTAGTGTGATGTCATTTGGTAGTGGTTATGGAGGCAATGCTTTACTTGGAAAGAAATGTGTGGCTTTGCGTTTAGCTTCATATATAGCGCGTTCGCAAGGTTGGCTTGCTGAGCATATGTTGATTATAGGCGTGACCAACCCTGAAGGTCAGAAGAAGTATTTTGCCGCATCTTTCCCGAGTGCGTGTGGTAAGACGAATTTAGCCATGTTAAAGCCGAAGATCCCTGGATGGAAAGTCGAATGTGTGGGTGATGATATTGCTTGGATACGCCCTGGCCCAGACGGAAGGCTCTATGCTGTAAATCCTGAATTTGGTTTTTTTGGTGTTGCTCCGGGAACATCGGCAACTACAAATCCTAATGCCTTAGCTACGTGCACCTCGAATTCCATCTTTACCAATGTTGCTTTGACTCCTGATGGAGATGTTTGGTGGGAAGGACTGACAAGTCAACCTCCTGAAGGTCTGATCGATTGGCAAGGGAAGCCTTGGAAACCAGGAGGGGCTCCTGCTGCACATCCGAATTCGAGGTTTACCACACCGGTGCAACAGTGTCCTGTTTTAGACCCTCAATGGAATAGTCCGGAAGGGGTACCGATAGAAGCAATGATTTTTGGTGGTCGTCGTTCTGAAACTATACCCTTAGTTTATGAAGCTTTAAGTTGGCAACATGGGGTCACCATTGGTGCAAGTATGTCTTCTGCAACTACTGCAGCGAGTGTTGGTGAGCAGGGTAAGTTACGCCATGATCCTTTTGCGATGTTGCCTTTCTGTGGTTACAACATGGCGCACTATTTTGATCATTGGTTATCTTTTGCTTCTAATACAAGTTTAAAATTACCAAAGATCTATGGTGTGAACTGGTTCCGCAAGGATAAGAACGGCAATTTTATCTGGCCTGGGTTTAGTGATAACCTTCGTGTGTTAGAATGGATTTTCCGCAGAACAAATGGTGAGGAGTCGATCGCTAAGAAAACGCCTATTGGTTACTTACCGGAAGAGTCTGCATTAAACTTAGAAGGGTTGAACTTATCTACGCAAGCTCTACAGGATCTACTATCTGTGGATGTTCCTGGATGGCTTAAGGAGGTTGCCAATGTGCGTGAGTATTGTAAGATCTTTGGGTCTGACCTTCCTCAAGCGATCACGGATGAATTATTCAGAATAGAAAACGAATTAAAAATAATTAAATAA
- a CDS encoding NAD(P)H-dependent glycerol-3-phosphate dehydrogenase, with protein sequence MKEKIAYLGMGIWGFCLASLLAHKGYRVVGWARNPELVAQLQTEHRHPQAPDMPIHPNLSFTTDMVEAVDGASMIVEAVSSAGIRPVSKQLKTITDLKVPFVITSKGIEQHTGLLLSEIVVEIFGSQASRYLGYLSGPSIAREVLKGCPCSVVISAYDPDTLKKIHHAFLTPKFRVYPNSDLKGVALGGALKNIIAIACGISDGFQFGDNAKSGLVTRGLHEIRKFATIMDCRPDTLYGLAGLGDLCTTCFSSLSRNTRFGKLIAQGFTLEQAKAEIGMVVEGAYTALSAYQIAKHHKIDMPITTGIYRVLYENLDIKEGIAALLQRNTKEEYL encoded by the coding sequence ATGAAAGAGAAAATTGCCTACTTAGGTATGGGCATTTGGGGATTTTGCCTTGCTTCCTTATTAGCGCATAAGGGTTATCGTGTAGTAGGATGGGCTCGTAATCCTGAATTAGTTGCGCAACTACAAACTGAGCACCGGCATCCCCAAGCTCCTGATATGCCAATCCATCCGAATTTGTCATTCACTACAGATATGGTGGAGGCGGTGGACGGTGCTTCCATGATTGTGGAGGCGGTCTCTTCCGCAGGAATACGCCCAGTATCTAAACAGCTAAAAACAATTACCGACCTCAAGGTGCCTTTTGTCATTACCTCTAAAGGTATTGAGCAGCATACCGGACTCCTCCTCAGTGAAATCGTTGTGGAGATTTTCGGCAGCCAGGCTTCCCGATATCTCGGTTATCTCAGCGGGCCTTCTATAGCAAGAGAAGTCCTTAAAGGCTGTCCTTGTTCTGTTGTCATCAGTGCGTATGACCCTGACACCTTGAAAAAAATACATCATGCTTTTCTCACCCCGAAGTTTCGTGTGTATCCCAACAGTGATCTTAAAGGCGTAGCTCTCGGTGGTGCTCTAAAAAATATCATCGCTATTGCCTGTGGGATTTCTGATGGATTCCAATTTGGAGATAACGCTAAGTCAGGATTAGTCACTCGTGGTCTTCATGAAATACGCAAATTTGCCACGATCATGGACTGCCGCCCCGATACGCTCTATGGCTTAGCCGGCCTTGGAGATCTTTGTACAACCTGTTTTTCTTCACTAAGTAGAAACACGAGGTTTGGGAAGCTCATAGCTCAGGGATTCACTCTCGAACAAGCAAAAGCAGAAATCGGCATGGTTGTAGAAGGTGCGTATACAGCCCTTTCCGCATATCAAATTGCTAAACATCATAAAATCGATATGCCGATCACTACAGGCATCTACCGCGTTTTATATGAAAATCTCGATATCAAAGAAGGTATCGCTGCACTCTTACAAAGAAATACTAAGGAAGAATATCTTTAA